The DNA sequence GCGCGTTTGTCGAGCGCCAGACGGCTGCCTATCGCAAGGCCGTTGATTTTGCCGCGCTGCGCGCCGGCCACCGCGCGCTTTCGCCGGAGGCTTGTCGAGCCAGATTAACGATCAATGCGGATGACTTCGTAGCCCACTGGCGATTGGGATTAGCCTACCAAGCCGAGGGACAACACCAGAAAGCGATTGAGCATCTGTCGCGCGCGGTGACGGTCTTCCCGTTTTACACCGGCGAAGCGAATCCTTATCTGCTGCTGGCTGATTTGTATCAACAGCAGGGCAAACCGGCAGAAGCGATCGCTGTGCTGGAAAAACTCGTCAACCTTGACGAAGATCATTGGGAGGCGCATGATCGGCTGGCGCGGCTATTGGTCGAGCGCGGCGAGGGCGCGCGCGCGATGGCGATTTTCCAGCGCGGCATGTATATCGCGCCATTGAACGCGGCTTGGCAGGAGCGGGCGGGCGAATGCTTCTTGCAGCATCAGTCGCCGGAGCGGGCGTTGCGGGCGTTTCAGGCCATGTTGGCGCTGAATCCACCGGACAAGGCGCTGGCCTATTATAATGTCGCGCGCGCTTGGTTGGCGCTGGCTCGGCCAACTGAAGCCAAACGCGCGGTGTTGCAATCGTTGGAAATTGCGCCGAGCTTTGAGAAGGCGCAGCAGTTGTTGTTGCAGTTAACCAAGTAGGCGCTGCATGAACGCAGCGACTGATGGGAGTCATGACGATGTTCAACAAACAATGTCTCGTCAGCATCGTGCTTGTGAGTCTGGCATTGGCTGTTCCCGGACTGAGCCAAGCGCCGCCGGCCGAGCCTGACCTCTCTGCCCGCTTCACGTTTGCCCGCATTAAATTCGGCGGGCCAGCGCTGAGCCGGTTTGAAGCCTTCGGGCAAGGACCGCCCTGGTCGCACGATTACCCGCGCGGCGGACGACATCTGATGAAAATTTTGACCGAACTGACCACGTTGGAGGCCAACCCAGACGAAATCATTCTCACACTCGATGATCCTGAATTGTTCAAGTATCCGTTCGCCTATATTTGTGAAGTCGGATTCATGCAACTGAGCGACGCGGAGCTACAGGGTCTGCGAGAATATCTGCTGCGGGGTGGTTTTCTGCTGGTTGATGATTTTCGCGGCGAGTGGGCGCTGGAGAATTTGCATCAGCATCTACAACGCGCCTTGCCCGAATTTCAATTGGAGGAGTTGGAGATCGAGCATCCAGCGTTCCATTGCTTTTTCGACATTGCAACGCTCGACGTTGAACCGCCTTATGGCGGCGGGATTCCCAAGTTCTACGGCCTCTCCGACCAACACGGACGGCTCATGATGATTGTCAATTACAATAACGACATCAGCGAGTACTGGGAATGGTCGGATGATCCGTTCTTGCCGATTGAGCAAACCAATGAAGCATACAAATTCGGCGTCAACTACGCGCTGTACGCATTGACGCACTAATTCAGGAGCAGACGATGGCTGTCAAAGATGAGGCGCTGTTAGACAAATTGATCCATGTGCGTGGGCAACTGCAACGCGAGCTGCGCAAGGTCATCATCGGCCAAGACGAGGTGATTGAGCAGGTGCTCATGGCCTTGTTTGTCGGCGGGCATGCATTGATCACCGGCGTGCCCGGATTGGCCAAAACGCTGTTAGTGAAAACGCTGGCCAGCGTGCTGGACTTGAAGTTCAAGCGGATTCAGTTCACGCCCGATTTGATGCCCAGCGACATCACCGGTACCGACGTGATTGAAGAAGACTTCACCACAGGCCGTCGCACGTTGCGATTCATCAAAGGCCCGATTTTCGCCAACGTCATTTTAGCTGACGAAATCAATCGCACGCCGCCCAAGACGCAAGCCGCCTTGCTGGAAGCGATGCAGGAATATCACGTGACCGTGCA is a window from the Blastocatellia bacterium genome containing:
- a CDS encoding DUF4159 domain-containing protein — its product is MFNKQCLVSIVLVSLALAVPGLSQAPPAEPDLSARFTFARIKFGGPALSRFEAFGQGPPWSHDYPRGGRHLMKILTELTTLEANPDEIILTLDDPELFKYPFAYICEVGFMQLSDAELQGLREYLLRGGFLLVDDFRGEWALENLHQHLQRALPEFQLEELEIEHPAFHCFFDIATLDVEPPYGGGIPKFYGLSDQHGRLMMIVNYNNDISEYWEWSDDPFLPIEQTNEAYKFGVNYALYALTH